A stretch of the Parus major isolate Abel chromosome 15, Parus_major1.1, whole genome shotgun sequence genome encodes the following:
- the DRG1 gene encoding developmentally-regulated GTP-binding protein 1, translating into MSGTLAKIAEIEAEMARTQKNKATAHHLGLLKARLAKLRRELITPKGGGGGGPGEGFDVAKTGDARIGFVGFPSVGKSTLLSNLAGVYSEVAAYEFTTLTTVPGVIRYKGAKIQLLDLPGIIEGAKDGKGRGRQVIAVARTCNLILIVLDVLKPLGHKKIIENELEGFGIRLNSKPPNIGFKKKDKGGINLTATCPQSELDTETVKSILAEYKIHNADVTLRSDATADDLIDVVEGNRVYIPCIYVLNKIDQISIEELDIIYKVPHCVPISAHHRWNFDDLLEKIWDYLKLVRIYTKPKGQLPDYTSPVVLPYCKTTVEDFCMKIHKNLIKDFKYALVWGSSVKHNPQKVGKDHTLEDEDVIQIVKK; encoded by the exons ATGAGCGGCACCCTGGCCAAGATCGCGGAGATTGAGGCGGAG ATGGCCCGGACACAGAAGAACAAGGCCACCGCCCATCACCTGGGGCTGCTGAAGGCCCGTCTGGCCAAGCTGCGCCGGGAGCTCATTACCCCCAagggaggcggcggcggcggccccggggaAG GTTTTGATGTTGCAAAGACGGGTGATGCCCGCATTGGGTTTGTGGGTTTTCCATCAGTGGGGAAATCTACTCTTCTAAGTAATCTGGCTGGTGTGTACTCTGAAGTGGCAGCATATGAATTCACTACACTGACTACTGTGCCTGGAGTCATTAGGTACAAAGGAGCAAAGATCCAG CTGCTTGATCTGCCAGGAATTATTGAAGGTGCCAAAGATGGTAAAGGCAGAGGACGGCAGGTCATTGCAG TTGCTCGAACCTGTAATCTCATTCTGATTGTTCTGGACGTGCTGAAACCCCTTGGCCACAAGAAAATCATTGAGAATGAACTGGAGGGATTTGGAATCCGTCTGAATAGTAAGCCCCCCAATattggctttaaaaaaaaggataaaggaGGCATTAACCTTACAGCCACA TGTCCTCAGAGTGAGCTGGACACTGAGACAGTGAAGAGCATCTTAGCAGAGTACAAAATCCACAATGCTGATGTCACGCTGCGCAGCGACGCCACTGCCGATGACCTGATTGACGTTGTGGAAGGAAACAG gGTTTACATCCCATGCATTTATGTCCTAAATAAAATCGACCAAATTTCCATTGAAGAACTAGATATCATTTACAAAGTACCCCACTGTGTACCGATATCTGCTCATCATCGCTGGAACTTTGATGATCTGCTGGAGAAGATCTGGGACTACTTGAAACTAGTCCGAAT CTACACCAAACCTAAAGGACAGCTCCCAGACTACACCTCTCCAGTGGTACTACCTTACTGCAAGACCACAGTGGAGGATTTCTGCATGAAAATCCACAAAAATCTCATAAAAGACTTCAAATA tgcACTGGTCTGGGGTTCATCTGTTAAACACAACCCTCAAAAAGTTGGTAAAGACCATACTCTTGAAGATGAGGATGTTATTCAGATTGTGAAGAAATAA